One window of the Eucalyptus grandis isolate ANBG69807.140 chromosome 8, ASM1654582v1, whole genome shotgun sequence genome contains the following:
- the LOC104414915 gene encoding endo-1,3;1,4-beta-D-glucanase — MSSSQCFENPPDLSSTCGVGRVEELAGLKTYVTGPSDSKRAVILIADVFGYEAPKLRKLADKVASAGFLVVVPDFLYGDPIDLSNPNFDRGAWKKIHSTDKGYEDVKPVISALRSKGMSAIGAAGFCWGGKVLVKLAGIEDIQAAVILHPGHMTEDEIQAVKIPTAILGAEIDHASPPEELKKFGEIMSAKTEFESYVKIFPSVSHGWSVRYDDNNDFAVKSAEEAQKDMLNWFLKHVK; from the exons ATGTCGAGTTCTCAGTGTTTTGAGAACCCACCGGACCTGAGCTCGACTTGCGGAGTGGGGCGTGTTGAAGAGCTTGCAGGGCTCAAGACTTACGTCACTGGCCCTTCCGATTCCAAGCGTGCTGTTATTCTCATCGCCGACGTTTTTG GGTATGAGGCTCCTAAGCTGAG AAAACTTGCAGATAAGGTCGCATCAGCTGGATTCTTGGTGGTTGTACCTGATTTCTTGTATGGAGATCCCATTGATCTCAGTAATCCTAATTTTGATAGAGGAGCTTGGAAGAAAATTCATAGCACG GATAAAGGGTATGAAGATGTGAAGCCAGTGATTTCTGCACTTAGGAGTAAAGGCATGTCCGCCATTGGGGCTGCAGGATTTTGTTGGGGAG GAAAGGTACTAGTGAAATTAGCAGGCATTGAAGACATTCAAGCAGCAGTTATTCTGCACCCTGGTCATATGACTGAAGATGAAATCCAAG CTGTCAAGATTCCAACTGCCATATTGGGAGCCGAGATTGACCATGCTTCCCCGCCTGAAGAACTGAAAAAGTTTGGGGAGATCATGTCAGCTAAAACTGAA TTTGAGAGTTACGTGAAAATATTCCCTAGTGTTAGTCATGGATGGAGTGTGAGGTATGACGACAACAACGATTTTGCTGTCAAGAGTGCTGAAGAGGCCCAAAAGGACATGTTGAATTGGTTTTTGAAGCATGTCAAGTGA